A region of Lacinutrix sp. Hel_I_90 DNA encodes the following proteins:
- a CDS encoding YdeI family protein, whose translation MKKVHSVEEYIETNFHFEAALTLLRAIINTTTLHEAIKWSAPVYTLNGKNVIGLGAFKNHFSIWFFNGVFLKDKHQLLVNAQEGKTKALRQMRFESIEDVNKDVVLSYLKEAIENEKQGKEIKPVRNTKKALVIPKELKNLMASTSTLRLPFEKLTPGRQREYCEYIKEAKRKATKHSRLEKIAPMIVAGIGLNDQYK comes from the coding sequence ATGAAAAAAGTCCATTCGGTCGAAGAATATATAGAAACCAATTTTCATTTTGAAGCGGCATTAACTTTACTAAGAGCTATAATAAATACGACAACGCTTCACGAAGCCATCAAGTGGTCTGCTCCAGTATATACTTTAAATGGTAAAAATGTTATTGGCCTTGGTGCATTTAAAAACCACTTTAGCATTTGGTTTTTTAACGGTGTCTTTTTAAAAGATAAACACCAACTTCTGGTTAATGCTCAGGAGGGAAAAACTAAAGCATTACGACAAATGCGCTTTGAATCTATCGAGGACGTTAATAAAGATGTCGTACTATCTTACCTAAAAGAAGCCATTGAAAATGAAAAACAAGGGAAGGAAATTAAGCCTGTTCGAAACACTAAGAAAGCGCTTGTTATTCCAAAAGAACTTAAAAATCTAATGGCTAGTACTTCTACCTTACGCTTGCCTTTTGAGAAACTAACACCAGGGAGGCAACGTGAATATTGCGAATACATAAAAGAGGCGAAACGAAAAGCCACCAAACACTCCCGTTTAGAAAAAATTGCACCGATGATTGTGGCTGGTATTGGTTTGAATGATCAATACAAATAG
- a CDS encoding LacI family DNA-binding transcriptional regulator codes for MITLKELAETLGVSISTVSKALNGSSEIGEKTIARVKEAAKEFNYKPNRVALSLKNSKTKTIGVIIPNILNHFFAKVLYGIERESAKQGYSIITCLSNENYEKELQSLELLANGSVDGFIMSISEETQKNNRTNHFQDILDQDIPILMFDRVAESITCDKVIIDDFQAAYNATNHLIKEGRQKIVLINNIEDLSVGKLRAKGCKQAIADAGHYKNDIIEIKIDQIKNLETDIDSLFKTHKAIDGIIAIDNLSGVIALNTAQKYGYTIPKDLSIIGFSDDNVLPFTNPKLSTVTQSSDSIGEASVQLLVKRIETKEALDVMTKTIDFSLNLRGTTL; via the coding sequence ATGATCACATTAAAAGAATTAGCCGAAACATTAGGTGTATCAATTTCAACAGTTTCAAAAGCATTAAATGGGAGTAGTGAGATTGGTGAGAAAACAATTGCGAGGGTAAAAGAAGCCGCAAAAGAATTCAATTATAAGCCTAACCGTGTGGCTTTAAGTTTAAAGAATAGTAAAACGAAAACCATTGGTGTTATCATACCAAATATTCTCAACCATTTCTTTGCGAAAGTACTCTATGGTATTGAGCGGGAATCTGCTAAGCAAGGCTATAGTATTATCACCTGTTTGAGTAATGAAAATTATGAAAAGGAATTGCAAAGTTTGGAGTTATTAGCAAATGGAAGTGTAGATGGTTTTATTATGTCTATTTCTGAAGAAACCCAAAAGAATAACAGAACCAACCATTTTCAGGATATTTTAGATCAGGATATTCCTATTTTAATGTTTGACCGTGTGGCTGAAAGCATCACTTGTGATAAGGTGATAATAGATGATTTTCAGGCGGCTTATAATGCGACAAACCATTTAATAAAGGAAGGAAGACAAAAGATTGTTTTAATTAATAATATTGAAGATCTAAGCGTGGGTAAGTTACGGGCTAAAGGCTGTAAACAAGCAATCGCAGATGCGGGGCATTATAAAAATGATATAATAGAAATTAAAATAGATCAAATTAAAAACTTGGAAACCGATATCGATAGTTTGTTTAAAACGCACAAAGCTATTGATGGAATCATTGCAATAGACAATCTATCGGGTGTTATTGCTCTGAACACTGCGCAAAAGTATGGTTATACCATTCCAAAAGACCTCTCAATTATTGGGTTTTCAGATGATAATGTGCTACCGTTCACTAATCCAAAATTATCTACAGTTACCCAGAGTTCAGATAGTATAGGCGAAGCTTCAGTACAGCTATTAGTCAAACGCATAGAAACTAAAGAAGCTCTTGACGTAATGACAAAAACAATCGATTTTAGCTTAAATCTGCGCGGAACCACTTTGTAG
- the yajC gene encoding preprotein translocase subunit YajC, which produces MGDMSSWLPIVAMFAVVYFFMIAPQMKRAKNEKKFAAELKRGDKVITKSGLHGKIVELNDKDRSCVIETMSGKLKFDRSAISMEMSKSLNEPPKK; this is translated from the coding sequence ATGGGAGATATGTCAAGTTGGTTGCCAATAGTGGCCATGTTCGCCGTTGTGTATTTCTTTATGATTGCACCACAAATGAAACGTGCTAAAAACGAAAAAAAATTCGCTGCCGAGTTAAAACGTGGCGATAAAGTAATTACTAAAAGTGGTCTGCATGGTAAAATTGTAGAACTTAATGATAAAGACAGAAGTTGTGTTATAGAAACAATGTCTGGGAAATTAAAGTTTGACCGTTCTGCAATTTCTATGGAAATGAGCAAGTCATTAAACGAACCACCAAAAAAGTAA
- a CDS encoding DUF1573 domain-containing protein, whose protein sequence is MKKVVLALSALCLIAFTSCKEDAAQKIDDNKVAAAADRDAASSVYPVLTFEKTEHDFGEIIAKTPVETVFKYKNTGEAPLVITDIKSTCGCTVPEDWSRAPLAPGEEGQFTVKFNGSGTNKVSKAITVTANTEKGREVVKITAFVKPDPNAPVVATPLSPVIK, encoded by the coding sequence ATGAAAAAAGTAGTATTAGCATTAAGCGCATTATGCTTGATTGCATTTACATCTTGTAAAGAAGATGCAGCACAAAAAATTGATGATAACAAGGTAGCAGCAGCAGCAGATAGAGATGCGGCTTCTTCTGTATATCCCGTTTTAACATTTGAAAAAACAGAGCATGACTTTGGTGAAATTATCGCTAAAACGCCAGTAGAGACTGTATTTAAATACAAAAATACGGGTGAAGCACCTTTAGTGATTACAGATATTAAAAGTACTTGTGGATGTACTGTGCCAGAAGATTGGTCAAGAGCGCCTTTAGCTCCTGGAGAAGAAGGACAGTTTACGGTAAAGTTTAATGGTTCTGGTACTAATAAAGTATCTAAAGCGATTACAGTAACAGCAAATACAGAAAAAGGTAGAGAAGTAGTTAAGATCACAGCTTTTGTAAAGCCAGATCCAAACGCACCAGTTGTAGCAACACCATTATCTCCAGTAATCAAGTAA
- the nusB gene encoding transcription antitermination factor NusB, whose product MLSRRHIRIKVMQVLYAFKGTESDDFSKDQRFLLNSIDNMYNLYLLLLSLLIEVQKRAENHLEKSSQKHLPTDEEKNPNRKFVNNQVLALLKNNEQLHAKFDDAHINNWELDSEYVEIIFKAILASDLYADYLKTKTSDFKEDRDFIVDVFKEIIAPNDKLYDYIEDKHLTWLDDLPTVNTSIAKLLRKVKKDSNAFHFIPKLYKDLEDKQFAIDLFRKTLLNQNALTQEISKKTTNWDSDRIATIDYLLLKMGVCEIQKFPSIPTKVTINEYLEISKEYSTPKSSVFINGILDKIIKEYQDNGNLNKMGRGLM is encoded by the coding sequence ATGCTAAGTAGAAGACATATTAGAATAAAAGTAATGCAAGTCCTTTATGCCTTTAAAGGTACAGAGAGTGATGATTTTTCGAAAGATCAGCGGTTTTTACTTAACAGTATAGATAATATGTATAATTTATACTTGTTACTCTTGTCCTTGTTGATTGAAGTTCAAAAACGCGCGGAGAATCACCTGGAGAAATCCAGTCAAAAGCACTTACCAACCGACGAAGAAAAAAACCCAAATCGTAAGTTTGTTAATAATCAAGTTCTGGCTTTGCTTAAAAATAACGAGCAGCTTCACGCAAAGTTTGACGACGCTCATATTAATAACTGGGAATTAGATAGCGAATATGTTGAAATTATTTTTAAAGCTATTTTAGCGAGTGATTTGTATGCAGACTATCTTAAAACTAAAACTTCAGATTTTAAAGAAGATAGAGATTTTATAGTAGATGTCTTTAAAGAGATAATAGCTCCCAATGACAAACTTTACGATTATATCGAAGATAAGCATTTAACATGGTTAGACGATTTGCCAACGGTAAACACTTCTATCGCTAAGTTATTACGTAAAGTTAAAAAAGATTCTAACGCGTTTCATTTTATACCAAAATTATACAAAGACTTAGAGGATAAGCAATTTGCAATCGATTTGTTTAGGAAAACCTTATTAAATCAAAATGCCTTAACGCAGGAGATTTCAAAAAAGACCACCAATTGGGATTCAGATCGTATTGCTACTATTGATTATTTACTGCTAAAAATGGGCGTTTGTGAGATTCAGAAATTCCCGTCTATACCAACAAAAGTAACCATCAATGAGTACTTAGAAATCTCTAAGGAGTATTCAACACCAAAGAGTAGTGTGTTCATTAACGGTATTTTAGATAAGATCATTAAAGAATATCAAGACAATGGAAATTTAAATAAAATGGGTAGAGGATTGATGTAA
- a CDS encoding Glu/Leu/Phe/Val dehydrogenase, giving the protein MVQQVISANELHKIDPVFGQLSFDDHEQIVFCNDKDTGLKAIIGIHNTVLGPALGGTRMWNYANEWEALNDALRLSRGMTYKSAITGLNLGGGKAVIIGDAKTQKSPELMLRFGEFVHSLSGKYITAEDVGMETSDMDLVRTVTPYVTGISESIGGAGNPSPITAYGVFMGMKAAAKFKFGTDVLEGKSVIVQGIGHVGESLVEHLTNEGANVIISDINEARLEEVSKKYNATIYRGKDLYSEAVDIYAPCALGATINNNTIINIQAKVIAGAANNQLANEKVHGQMLQDKGIVYAPDFLINAGGIINVYAELENYGKAEIMRKTENIYNTTLEILSNAEANSITTHQAALNLAQSRIDARKKENLNS; this is encoded by the coding sequence ATGGTTCAACAAGTTATAAGCGCAAACGAATTACACAAAATTGACCCCGTTTTTGGTCAATTATCTTTCGATGATCATGAGCAAATTGTTTTTTGCAACGACAAAGATACAGGTTTAAAAGCAATAATTGGTATTCATAATACGGTATTGGGTCCTGCTTTAGGGGGCACAAGAATGTGGAATTATGCCAATGAGTGGGAAGCCTTAAATGATGCCTTACGATTATCTCGAGGCATGACTTATAAATCTGCAATTACGGGTTTAAATCTTGGTGGCGGTAAAGCCGTTATTATTGGAGATGCCAAAACCCAAAAATCGCCAGAACTGATGTTACGTTTTGGGGAGTTTGTACATTCTTTAAGTGGAAAATATATCACAGCAGAAGATGTAGGTATGGAAACCAGCGATATGGATTTAGTACGTACAGTTACACCTTATGTTACGGGAATTTCTGAAAGTATTGGAGGAGCAGGAAATCCGTCGCCAATTACAGCTTACGGTGTTTTTATGGGAATGAAAGCAGCAGCGAAATTTAAATTTGGAACAGATGTTCTAGAAGGTAAATCGGTTATCGTTCAAGGTATTGGTCATGTTGGAGAAAGCTTAGTAGAGCATTTAACAAATGAAGGTGCTAATGTTATTATTAGTGATATAAATGAAGCGCGTCTTGAAGAAGTAAGTAAGAAATACAATGCAACTATTTATAGAGGAAAAGACTTATATAGCGAAGCAGTAGATATTTATGCCCCATGTGCTTTGGGAGCAACGATTAATAATAACACGATTATTAATATTCAAGCTAAAGTGATTGCTGGTGCAGCAAATAACCAATTGGCAAATGAAAAGGTTCACGGACAAATGCTTCAGGATAAGGGTATTGTTTATGCACCAGATTTTTTAATTAACGCCGGCGGAATTATTAATGTGTACGCGGAGTTGGAAAATTATGGTAAAGCTGAAATCATGCGTAAAACTGAAAACATCTACAATACAACGTTAGAAATTTTAAGCAACGCAGAAGCAAATAGCATCACAACGCACCAGGCAGCTTTAAATCTTGCACAAAGTAGAATTGATGCCAGAAAAAAAGAAAATTTGAATAGCTAG
- a CDS encoding ABC transporter ATP-binding protein gives MKELQHLNKYFLKYKTQVIIGIIITIVSNLFSVLVPNLIGKTIDIVNTQIENPERSLSVFKAELLEIILYVIGTAVAAGILTFFMRQTIINVSRYVEYDLKNEIYQQYQKLSLNFYKKNRTGDLMNRISEDVGKVRMYAGPAIMYSFNTITLFVVALIFMFRQAPLLTFYTIIPLPILSLIIYKISKEIHKRSTAVQLNLSKLSEFTQEAFSGISVIKAYGIEPQTQKNFNHLAEQSKAKHVHLERIHAFFFPMMILLIGISNVIVIYVGGNQYINGEISLGNILEFIIYVNMLTWPVATVGWVTSIVQQAEASQKRINEFLNVEPEIQNTIEAPSKINGNIEFKDVHFTYDDTNIKALQGVSFKVNSGETLAIIGKTGSGKTTILDLIGRLYDIDKGALLIDGQPINKLNLTSLRDAIGYVPQEAFLFSDTINNNIKFGKEQATDEEVIQAAKNAQVHKNISEFTNGYNTILGERGITLSGGQKQRVSIARAIIKAPKILLFDDCLSAVDTETEEKILKNLSKVSSGKTTIIVSHRISSAKNADQIIVLDNGKIVQQGTHNQLIETQGYYNTLYTKQLSKDPSLE, from the coding sequence ATGAAAGAATTACAGCATCTCAACAAGTATTTCTTAAAGTATAAAACGCAAGTTATTATTGGTATTATTATTACCATAGTTTCCAATCTGTTTAGTGTATTAGTTCCAAACTTAATTGGTAAAACTATCGATATTGTAAATACCCAAATTGAAAATCCAGAAAGGAGTCTCTCCGTATTTAAAGCTGAGTTACTGGAAATAATTCTTTATGTTATTGGTACAGCCGTCGCCGCTGGGATTCTTACTTTTTTTATGCGACAAACCATTATTAATGTCTCGCGGTATGTCGAGTATGATCTCAAAAATGAAATTTACCAACAGTACCAAAAACTGTCTTTAAACTTTTATAAGAAAAACAGGACCGGAGATTTAATGAACCGCATTAGTGAAGACGTTGGTAAAGTACGTATGTATGCTGGACCTGCTATTATGTACAGTTTTAATACCATAACCCTATTTGTGGTTGCTTTAATCTTTATGTTTAGGCAAGCTCCACTTTTAACGTTTTACACGATTATTCCACTACCTATTCTATCGCTTATTATTTACAAAATAAGCAAGGAAATTCATAAACGCAGTACAGCTGTACAACTAAATTTATCAAAATTATCAGAATTTACACAGGAAGCTTTTAGTGGTATTTCTGTGATTAAAGCTTACGGAATAGAGCCTCAAACTCAAAAAAACTTTAATCATTTAGCAGAACAAAGCAAAGCGAAACACGTGCATTTAGAAAGAATTCACGCTTTCTTTTTCCCAATGATGATCTTATTAATAGGCATCAGTAATGTGATTGTTATCTATGTTGGAGGTAACCAATATATAAATGGTGAAATTTCCTTAGGAAACATACTAGAGTTTATTATTTATGTAAATATGTTAACTTGGCCAGTAGCCACTGTAGGTTGGGTCACATCGATTGTACAACAAGCTGAAGCCTCACAAAAACGAATTAATGAATTTCTAAATGTGGAACCAGAAATTCAAAACACGATAGAAGCACCTTCAAAAATCAACGGAAATATTGAGTTTAAGGATGTTCATTTTACTTACGACGACACCAATATTAAAGCATTACAAGGTGTTAGTTTTAAAGTAAACTCAGGTGAAACCTTGGCTATTATAGGAAAAACAGGCTCGGGAAAAACGACCATTCTAGACCTCATTGGTCGATTATATGATATTGATAAAGGCGCACTACTTATTGATGGGCAACCCATAAACAAACTCAACTTAACCAGCTTACGTGATGCTATTGGTTATGTGCCACAAGAAGCCTTTTTGTTTAGTGACACCATAAATAATAATATTAAGTTTGGGAAAGAGCAGGCTACAGATGAAGAAGTCATTCAAGCAGCAAAAAATGCGCAAGTACATAAAAACATCAGCGAATTCACAAATGGCTACAACACTATTTTAGGTGAGCGTGGTATTACGCTTTCTGGCGGACAAAAACAGCGTGTTTCTATCGCCAGAGCGATTATAAAAGCGCCTAAAATTTTATTATTTGATGATTGTTTGTCTGCTGTAGACACAGAAACCGAAGAAAAAATACTTAAAAACCTCAGCAAAGTGTCTTCAGGAAAAACAACCATTATTGTGAGTCACAGAATTTCTTCAGCTAAAAACGCAGATCAGATTATTGTACTAGATAATGGTAAGATTGTACAACAAGGCACACACAACCAACTTATTGAAACCCAAGGATACTATAACACCCTTTACACTAAGCAATTAAGCAAAGACCCTTCACTTGAGTAA
- a CDS encoding PUR family DNA/RNA-binding protein, translated as MHNNEMMEKEEIYSKVLRAGRRTYFFDVRATKAEDYYLTITESKKFTNDDGSFHYKKHKIYLYKEDFSEFNSILKEMTDYVINEKGNEVISDRHQKDFKKEYDSSETTLETETPSTDESTTAESRFTDIDFDDI; from the coding sequence ATGCATAATAACGAGATGATGGAGAAAGAGGAAATTTACTCTAAAGTTTTAAGAGCTGGAAGACGTACTTATTTTTTTGATGTTCGCGCTACAAAAGCAGAAGATTACTACTTAACGATTACGGAAAGTAAAAAATTCACAAACGATGATGGTTCATTTCATTATAAAAAACACAAAATCTATTTGTACAAAGAGGATTTTTCTGAATTCAATAGTATTTTAAAAGAGATGACTGATTATGTGATTAATGAAAAGGGAAATGAAGTGATTAGTGATCGCCATCAAAAAGACTTTAAAAAGGAATACGATAGTTCTGAAACTACTTTAGAAACGGAAACGCCTTCAACAGATGAAAGTACAACCGCTGAAAGTCGTTTTACAGATATCGACTTCGATGACATCTAA
- a CDS encoding tRNA-binding protein gives MSNTIQFEDFTKADIRVGTIIEVSDFPKARKPAYQLTIDFGLLGVKKTSAQITTRYKKEALLNRQILAVVNFPKKQIANFMSDCLVVGAVDGKDVILLKPEHKVPNGSVVS, from the coding sequence ATGAGCAATACCATTCAATTTGAAGACTTTACAAAGGCAGATATTCGTGTAGGTACAATTATAGAGGTCAGCGATTTTCCCAAAGCAAGAAAGCCTGCGTACCAATTAACGATTGACTTTGGTTTATTGGGCGTAAAAAAGACCTCTGCTCAAATCACCACCCGTTATAAGAAAGAAGCCTTATTAAATCGGCAAATTTTAGCGGTGGTTAACTTCCCAAAAAAGCAAATAGCTAATTTTATGAGTGATTGTTTAGTTGTTGGTGCTGTAGACGGTAAAGATGTGATTTTGCTAAAACCTGAGCATAAAGTACCTAATGGGAGTGTGGTGAGTTAG
- a CDS encoding YfiT family bacillithiol transferase: MTDQELEQLKYPIGKTVCPKHITENQVKEWIEVLEYFPKRLEQLVKDLTEEQLDTPYRPGGWTVRQVIHHVSDSHLHSYCRFKWAMTETNPTIKAYDELAWSELHDYSAPIETSLLHLKVVHSKLVYFIKGLSEQDLERTFIHPDGNKTIALKENLGMYAWHSLHHYAHIERLMAREGWY, encoded by the coding sequence ATGACAGATCAAGAATTAGAGCAACTTAAATACCCAATTGGTAAAACTGTTTGTCCAAAACACATCACTGAAAATCAGGTTAAAGAGTGGATTGAAGTTCTGGAGTACTTTCCGAAACGATTAGAACAGCTGGTTAAAGATCTCACCGAAGAACAATTAGACACTCCTTATCGACCAGGTGGATGGACCGTGAGACAAGTAATACATCATGTTAGCGATAGTCACCTTCACAGTTATTGTCGCTTTAAATGGGCGATGACAGAGACCAATCCTACTATTAAAGCCTATGATGAACTGGCTTGGTCAGAATTGCACGATTACAGCGCCCCAATAGAAACCTCGTTATTACATCTAAAGGTGGTACATTCAAAATTAGTCTATTTTATAAAAGGTTTAAGTGAACAGGATTTAGAACGCACGTTTATTCATCCAGATGGGAATAAAACGATTGCTTTAAAAGAAAATTTAGGAATGTATGCCTGGCACAGCCTGCATCATTATGCACATATTGAGCGTTTGATGGCGCGTGAAGGGTGGTATTAA
- a CDS encoding lipopolysaccharide assembly protein LapB: protein MKTKFLILFTLTGICFSCSKNVEYTPEFIKENTGRYLFTPDEVIAVYFKDQKLFLKWRGKDNIEPIHLGKHVFFVKELNKKMQFVTHPETKAHYLSVISEDEEAITYDYIKLADSMDVPSVYLNNKQYDKALAGYLKIKKEDSTSTFLNEHAFNRFGYQQLREENYKDAIAIFKINATLHPTSDNVYDSLADAYARSGDSLQAYENYKKALKYNTGNSRAKRFVEVYEKK, encoded by the coding sequence ATGAAAACCAAATTTTTAATTCTTTTTACATTAACAGGTATCTGTTTTAGTTGCTCTAAAAATGTAGAATACACTCCAGAGTTTATTAAAGAGAATACGGGGCGCTATTTATTTACACCAGATGAAGTTATAGCCGTTTATTTTAAAGACCAGAAACTGTTTTTAAAATGGAGAGGTAAAGACAACATAGAACCAATACACTTAGGAAAGCATGTGTTCTTTGTAAAAGAACTTAATAAGAAAATGCAGTTTGTTACCCATCCTGAAACCAAGGCGCATTATCTTTCTGTTATTTCAGAGGATGAGGAGGCCATCACTTACGATTACATCAAGTTAGCAGACTCCATGGATGTACCGAGTGTGTATTTGAATAATAAGCAATATGATAAAGCACTGGCGGGTTATTTGAAAATTAAAAAAGAAGACTCAACCAGTACCTTTTTAAATGAGCATGCTTTTAACAGATTTGGTTATCAGCAACTGCGTGAGGAAAACTATAAGGATGCTATAGCTATTTTTAAAATAAATGCAACCTTGCATCCAACTAGTGATAATGTGTATGACAGTTTAGCAGATGCCTATGCAAGAAGCGGCGACAGTTTGCAAGCTTATGAAAATTATAAAAAGGCTCTAAAATATAATACTGGAAATAGTAGAGCAAAACGTTTTGTTGAAGTTTATGAGAAAAAATAA
- a CDS encoding peptidylprolyl isomerase: MQDGLYAKFNTNKGTILVNLEFEKTPGTVGNFVALAEGNMENSVKPQGTPYYDGLKFHRVIPDFMIQGGCPQGTGTGDPGYKFDDEFHPDLKHSGPGVLSMANSGPGTNGSQFFITHIATDWLDGNHTVFGKVVEGQEVVDAIAQGDVIETLEIVRVGAAAEKFNGIEAFRTFEGAREKRIEEEKAVKAAELEKYAAGFEQTASGLRYQIIQKGDGVKAEKGKTVSVHYKGALTDGTVFDSSYKRNAPIDFALGMGQVIAGWDEGVALLKVGDKARFVIPSELGYGSRGAGGVIPADATLIFDVELVNVK; the protein is encoded by the coding sequence TCGAAAAAACACCAGGAACAGTAGGTAATTTTGTTGCTTTAGCTGAAGGTAACATGGAGAATTCAGTAAAACCACAAGGAACGCCATATTATGATGGATTAAAATTCCACAGAGTTATTCCAGATTTTATGATTCAGGGTGGTTGTCCTCAAGGTACGGGAACGGGAGATCCTGGTTACAAATTTGATGACGAATTTCATCCAGATTTAAAGCATAGTGGACCAGGCGTTTTATCTATGGCGAATTCTGGACCGGGAACTAATGGAAGTCAGTTTTTTATCACGCATATTGCTACAGATTGGTTAGATGGTAATCACACTGTTTTTGGTAAGGTGGTAGAAGGACAAGAGGTGGTAGATGCTATAGCACAAGGGGATGTAATTGAAACTTTAGAAATAGTAAGAGTAGGAGCAGCAGCAGAAAAATTTAATGGTATTGAAGCCTTTAGAACTTTTGAAGGCGCTCGCGAAAAGAGAATAGAAGAAGAAAAAGCAGTAAAAGCAGCAGAGCTTGAAAAATATGCCGCAGGATTTGAGCAAACAGCAAGTGGTTTACGTTACCAAATTATTCAAAAAGGAGATGGTGTAAAAGCTGAAAAAGGAAAAACAGTATCTGTACACTACAAAGGGGCATTGACTGACGGAACCGTTTTCGATTCTTCATACAAGCGTAATGCACCCATTGATTTTGCTTTGGGTATGGGACAAGTTATTGCAGGATGGGATGAAGGAGTCGCGTTATTAAAAGTAGGTGACAAAGCAAGATTTGTAATTCCAAGTGAGTTAGGTTATGGTTCTAGAGGAGCAGGAGGTGTAATTCCAGCGGATGCTACATTAATATTTGATGTTGAGCTTGTGAATGTAAAGTAA